Proteins from one Syntrophaceae bacterium genomic window:
- the fdhD gene encoding formate dehydrogenase accessory sulfurtransferase FdhD: MTDRKTEPVEIMDVLAYREDTFRPDTAPIIREVLLEVRLDGRRVAAIACTGEHAEELAIGFLRSEGRIGQREDIGRIEQAQDIATDLAWPGEIRSVDVRTAGGASRPEPTAGGGTIASSGARSSCRWPAGTSLAPGLPTLTPGQAFHLVDGLVEACVLHERTRGTHGAALAAPDRILAVREDIGRHNALDMLSGHALLNGIDCTDKILVRTGRASLEIVSKAACMGIPVLLSLGAPTAEAVRLAARTGITLAGSVRGQSMIVYTHETRIGKTA; this comes from the coding sequence ATGACCGACCGCAAAACGGAACCCGTTGAAATCATGGACGTCCTCGCTTACCGCGAGGACACCTTCCGGCCGGACACCGCTCCGATCATCCGGGAGGTTCTCCTGGAGGTGCGCCTGGACGGCCGCCGCGTGGCCGCCATTGCCTGCACGGGAGAGCATGCGGAGGAACTGGCGATCGGTTTTCTCCGCTCCGAGGGCCGGATCGGGCAACGGGAGGACATCGGCCGCATCGAACAGGCGCAGGACATTGCAACGGACCTGGCATGGCCGGGAGAGATCCGGTCGGTTGACGTCCGGACGGCCGGAGGGGCTTCACGACCGGAACCCACAGCAGGGGGGGGCACCATCGCCTCCAGCGGCGCACGAAGCTCCTGCCGATGGCCCGCCGGCACCAGCCTGGCGCCGGGCTTGCCGACGCTCACTCCGGGGCAGGCCTTTCACCTGGTCGACGGACTTGTGGAAGCCTGTGTCCTCCACGAACGGACCCGGGGCACCCACGGCGCCGCCCTGGCGGCACCGGACCGGATTCTTGCCGTCCGGGAGGACATCGGCCGCCACAATGCCCTGGACATGCTCTCCGGCCACGCCCTCCTGAACGGAATCGACTGCACCGACAAAATTCTGGTAAGAACGGGGCGGGCATCGCTGGAAATCGTATCCAAGGCAGCCTGCATGGGCATACCCGTCCTGCTTTCCCTGGGTGCGCCCACCGCGGAGGCCGTCCGGCTAGCCGCCCGAACGGGAATCACCCTGGCGGGGAGCGTCCGCGGCCAATCCATGATCGTCTATACTCATGAAACGCGAATAGGAAAAACAGCATGA
- the selB gene encoding selenocysteine-specific translation elongation factor, translating to MRHIVVGTAGHVDHGKTALVKALTGIDTDRLKEEKLRGITIELGFAFLKTASGQTLGVVDVPGHERFIRNMVAGAAGIDLVVLVIAADEGVMPQTREHLAICTFLGIRRGLVALTKIDMVDRDWLDLVTEDVRQFLLGTFLEGSPVVPVSALTGEGLPDVLAAIEDTAALVEEETDAGLFRLPVDRVFTMRGFGTVVTGTVATGRIAVGEEVVLLPPGQKARVRGIQIHNESMPTAEAGQRAAINLQGLDRDAVERGEVLARPGTIEPTRRVDAVFQYLAGPEKKLKNRTLVRFHTGTSETMARLLLPEGSELSPGRQAPVQFYLENPVVALAGDRYVVRSYSPVTTLGGGTILDPLARKHKAHGDKSLGDFDILSAGDEAERVSVILDRSGFAGTALNELVVRTGLPETLLRKTLEKLFTDRRAILMDREEWRAVSRTVHEDVQERILRTVRVYHEKNPLKEGIPREELRSTAGSYIPPKLFASALRDLEKTGRLLLERDTVRLAEHRVDWQGSQEDLRGEILQIYQEAGYAPPTVREFAERFRDRKREADKILGVLIQEGILVRINEDLHFHRDALARLREDYRAFLLKAGKANPTDFKDLTGLSRKFIIPLMEYFDQAKLTIRVGDHRVLREKEKDDRPQNGTR from the coding sequence ATGAGGCATATCGTCGTCGGCACAGCGGGACACGTGGATCACGGAAAGACGGCCCTGGTGAAGGCCCTGACCGGGATCGACACGGACCGCCTCAAGGAGGAGAAACTGCGGGGAATCACCATCGAACTGGGGTTTGCCTTTCTGAAGACCGCAAGCGGGCAGACCCTGGGGGTGGTGGACGTGCCGGGACACGAACGCTTCATCCGGAACATGGTGGCCGGCGCGGCCGGGATCGACCTGGTCGTTCTCGTCATCGCCGCCGACGAGGGCGTCATGCCCCAGACGCGGGAGCACCTGGCCATCTGCACCTTCCTGGGAATCCGCCGGGGACTCGTGGCCCTCACAAAAATCGACATGGTGGACCGGGACTGGCTCGACCTCGTCACGGAAGACGTCCGCCAGTTCCTCCTGGGAACCTTCCTGGAGGGCTCCCCCGTGGTTCCCGTTTCGGCGCTGACGGGGGAAGGGCTCCCGGACGTCCTGGCGGCCATCGAGGATACCGCCGCGCTGGTGGAGGAGGAAACCGACGCCGGGCTGTTCCGCCTTCCCGTGGACCGTGTTTTCACGATGCGTGGATTCGGGACGGTGGTCACCGGCACCGTCGCCACAGGCCGGATCGCCGTCGGCGAGGAGGTGGTCCTCCTGCCGCCCGGGCAGAAGGCCAGGGTCCGGGGCATCCAGATTCACAATGAAAGCATGCCGACGGCCGAAGCGGGACAGCGGGCGGCGATCAACCTGCAGGGACTCGACCGGGACGCCGTCGAGCGGGGCGAAGTGCTGGCGCGGCCCGGAACCATCGAACCGACGCGCCGCGTCGACGCGGTATTCCAGTACCTGGCCGGCCCGGAAAAGAAGCTCAAGAACCGCACGCTGGTCCGCTTTCACACGGGAACCAGCGAGACAATGGCCCGCCTCCTCCTCCCGGAGGGCAGCGAGCTGTCGCCGGGCCGGCAGGCCCCCGTCCAGTTCTATCTGGAGAACCCCGTGGTGGCCCTGGCGGGGGACCGTTACGTCGTCCGCAGCTACTCCCCCGTCACAACCCTCGGCGGGGGAACGATCCTCGATCCCCTGGCCCGGAAGCACAAGGCCCACGGTGATAAGTCCCTCGGTGATTTCGACATTCTCTCAGCGGGAGACGAAGCGGAGCGTGTATCGGTCATCCTCGACCGGTCGGGATTCGCCGGCACGGCCCTGAACGAGCTGGTGGTCCGCACGGGTCTTCCGGAAACGCTCCTGCGCAAGACCCTGGAGAAGCTGTTCACGGACCGCCGGGCGATTCTCATGGACCGCGAAGAGTGGCGGGCCGTGTCCCGGACCGTTCATGAAGACGTCCAGGAGCGGATCCTCCGGACCGTTCGCGTCTACCACGAAAAGAACCCCCTGAAGGAGGGGATCCCACGGGAGGAGCTGCGAAGCACCGCGGGCTCGTATATCCCGCCGAAACTGTTCGCCTCGGCGCTCCGGGACCTGGAAAAAACCGGCCGGCTGCTCCTGGAGCGGGACACGGTCCGCCTGGCGGAGCACCGGGTGGACTGGCAGGGAAGCCAGGAAGACCTGCGGGGAGAGATCCTGCAGATCTACCAGGAGGCGGGTTACGCCCCGCCGACGGTCCGGGAGTTCGCGGAGCGGTTCCGGGACCGGAAGCGGGAGGCCGACAAGATCCTGGGCGTCCTGATCCAGGAAGGCATTCTGGTCCGCATAAACGAGGACCTGCACTTTCACCGGGATGCCCTGGCACGGCTCCGGGAAGACTACCGGGCCTTCCTCCTGAAAGCCGGAAAGGCGAATCCGACGGACTTCAAGGACCTGACGGGCCTGTCCCGAAAATTCATCATCCCCCTGATGGAATACTTCGATCAGGCGAAGCTGACCATCCGGGTGGGAGACCACCGGGTCCTCCGGGAAAAGGAAAAGGATGACCGACCGCAAAACGGAACCCGTTGA
- the ruvX gene encoding Holliday junction resolvase RuvX: MRILGLDYGEKRIGVAVSDELGITAQGLTVLERKNRRADMEALRRLIEEYEVEKIVVGYPVRMDGTKGIQCEKVDRFARRLEETFGLPVLLQEELLTTKEAEEILRAAGTGRKKRKAVVDKLAAVLILRSYLDRPAISSAEES, from the coding sequence ATGCGGATTCTCGGGTTGGATTACGGGGAAAAGCGAATCGGGGTGGCGGTATCCGACGAACTGGGGATCACCGCCCAGGGGCTGACGGTCCTCGAACGGAAGAACCGCCGGGCCGACATGGAGGCCCTGCGCCGCCTCATCGAGGAGTATGAAGTGGAGAAAATCGTTGTGGGATACCCGGTGCGGATGGACGGCACGAAGGGGATCCAGTGTGAAAAGGTTGACCGGTTCGCCCGGCGCCTGGAGGAGACCTTCGGACTGCCCGTGCTTCTCCAGGAAGAACTCCTGACGACAAAGGAAGCCGAGGAGATCCTCAGAGCCGCGGGAACCGGACGCAAAAAGCGGAAGGCCGTGGTTGACAAGCTCGCCGCCGTTCTCATTCTCAGATCGTATCTGGACCGCCCGGCCATCTCCTCCGCAGAAGAATCCTGA
- the mltG gene encoding endolytic transglycosylase MltG, which produces MTAKKTKWRAFLLFLAGIAFLLLTSFLYFSFSPVDDLHVTSTVEIPRGTGFVEIVDILEKTGLVQNKPFFYVLAVLKRSNRQIRAGEYELASSMSPNEIIGRLVRGMIKGYKVTIPEDWSLQEIADLLASPEFRLVDRKTFLATARDREFLDALNIRGASAEGYLFPNTYIFDRTMGAREIIKAMVHQFWKAFTPEMRNRAEQMGLNVHEAVTLASLIGKETGLKSEKNLISAVFHNRLRREMKLQCDPTAVYDLERFSGAVKRRHLQRKSPYNTYVIDGLPPGPIANPGADSLQAALHPASSDVLYFVSRLDGSHEFSRNYLAHNEAIIKYRRIGEAMKDAEKAAAQMNQPRPYH; this is translated from the coding sequence ATGACGGCAAAAAAAACCAAGTGGAGGGCTTTCCTGCTCTTCCTGGCGGGCATCGCATTCCTCCTCCTGACATCCTTCCTCTATTTCAGCTTCAGTCCCGTTGACGACCTGCACGTCACCTCCACGGTGGAGATCCCCAGGGGGACGGGCTTCGTGGAAATCGTCGATATCCTGGAGAAGACGGGTCTGGTGCAGAACAAGCCCTTCTTTTATGTGCTGGCGGTCCTTAAGCGGTCCAACCGGCAGATCCGGGCGGGAGAATACGAGCTGGCCAGTTCCATGTCGCCCAACGAGATCATCGGGCGGCTGGTCAGGGGGATGATCAAGGGCTACAAGGTGACGATTCCGGAAGACTGGTCGCTCCAGGAAATCGCCGACCTGCTGGCGTCTCCCGAATTCCGGCTGGTGGACCGGAAGACCTTCCTCGCAACGGCCCGGGACCGGGAATTCCTCGATGCCCTGAACATCCGGGGGGCCAGCGCCGAAGGATACCTCTTTCCCAATACGTATATCTTTGACCGCACCATGGGTGCCCGGGAGATCATCAAGGCGATGGTTCACCAGTTCTGGAAAGCCTTCACGCCGGAGATGAGAAATCGGGCAGAGCAGATGGGGCTGAACGTCCACGAGGCCGTCACCCTGGCCTCCCTGATCGGAAAAGAGACCGGCCTGAAGAGCGAAAAAAACCTTATTTCGGCGGTATTCCACAACCGGCTCCGCAGGGAGATGAAACTCCAGTGCGACCCCACGGCGGTCTATGACCTGGAGCGCTTCAGCGGCGCCGTCAAACGGAGGCATCTCCAGAGGAAATCGCCGTACAACACCTATGTCATTGATGGACTGCCGCCGGGGCCCATTGCCAATCCCGGGGCCGACTCCCTGCAGGCGGCCCTCCATCCCGCATCATCCGATGTTCTTTACTTCGTGTCGAGGCTGGACGGAAGCCATGAGTTCTCCAGAAATTACCTGGCGCACAACGAGGCGATCATCAAGTACCGCCGGATCGGAGAAGCAATGAAGGATGCGGAAAAGGCGGCGGCCCAGATGAATCAGCCCCGGCCGTACCACTGA